The Tenuifilum thalassicum genome includes the window AATAATTACACCATTAAACTCATCATCAACATTGAAGATGTAGTCTGTGGGATCAATCAGTGTAGGTATTACAAAAAGAGTAAAATGCTTGTGATTTAACTTTTGCAGTTGAGCTACTAGTTTAATTTTCTTTCCTTTTTCGCGTGCAAATTGTACGTCATGATTGGAAATGTTGCTAATACCATAGCAGAAGGCATTGCTGGGATTAACATAGGTGCCAAAGCCATGAACTGCAAGAATTACAAGCTTGTATAGGGCATCGAATCCTAATACGTCGAAATCGGGATTACTCTCAGCGAATCCAAGCTCCTGAGCTTTTTTTAGAGCAGAAGAATAGTCTTCGCCACAATTAAAAATTTGGGTTAAAATATAGTTGCTTGATCCGTTTAGAATACCTTTAATCGATTTTAAAAGATCATTATCATAGTACTCCTCCAGGTTTCTGATAATTGGAATGCTCCCGCAAGCCGAAGCATCGTATAGCAGGGCTGCGCCCGTTTCATGTTGAATAGCAATTAGTTCTGGAAGATGATGTGCAAGCATGGTTTTATTCCCCGAAACCACACTCTTTCCTTTTAACAAAGCACCTTTAACTATGTCATATGCTTCATTTGCATTGTCGATTAGCTCTACAACAAGATTGATTTCCGGGTCGTTAATAATATCGTTATGGTTATAAGTGATTATTTCTGGTGGTACGTAACGCGTTTTATTGCGCTGCTTTACGCATACCTGCTTTATGTATGCTTTATTTTTGGGAACTTCTGATATTACTTTATAAAGGGCATGGCCTACGTTTCCTAAGCCAAAAAGACCAATAACCTGTTGGTTTACATTGTTATCCTTGAGGATTCTACCTTTATGCTTTATTGTTAATGTTTCCATTTTGTTACTATTTTACTGTTATAAGTTGATGAATTCACTGATGATTGATGATAGCTGTTGATGTTCAATTAGAAATCCATCGTGACAGAATTTTGAATGAATTATACGAAACGTAGCTTGTGGAATATGCTTTGCAAGAAAGCGTTGCTCTTCTAAGGGGAAAAGGATATCGCTATCGATACCTACAACAAGTGTATTCGATTTGATTTGCTTTAAAGCCCTGCTCGAACTTCCTCGTCCACGACCAACGTTATGGCTATCGAGCATCAGGCTTAGAGTGTAATAGGTATAAGCATCGAAACGTTTAACTAGTTTATCACCTTGGTAGTCCTGGTATGTGCAAGCTTTATAATTTGAAAGTTGGTTTGAATCAATATCCTGTTGGGTTATATTATAGCTGCTGCGGCCCCGATAGCTAAGGAGAGCAATGCTTCTTGCAGCCTTAAGTCCAGCCTTACCACCGTTAGGGTTCACACCATCAAATGTTTGATCGGCAAGTATGGCAAGTCTTTGCGACTGGCTAAATGCGCGCACCCAGGGTGAAGCCTCAGCTGATGTCGCTATAAGAACCAGATTCTCAGCCGTCCCAGGATATTCACATTCCCATTCCATTGCCTGAAATCCACCTATTGAACCACCTATAAGTATCCAAATTTTATTGATTCCAAGGTGATCCTTTAGCTTTTGGTGCGCTGCTATAACATCACGGAACGTAACAAGAGGAAATTTACGCAAATAGGGTTTCCCTGTTTTAGGGTTTAAGCTGCTAGGCCCTGTTGAACCATAGCAAGAACCTATGATATTTGCGCAAACAATGGGATATTTATCAGGGTCAAAAAGTTTTCCAGGTCCAACTAGTTCTGGCCACCAATCGGCAGGATTGCTGTTAGCCGTGAATGCGTGGCATATCCATATGACTTTACCTGGATTATTGTTGATATCGCCAAGTAAATGGTAATGAATATTGATTTTTTCTAGTTGTTCACCACACTCAAGCTTAATACTATCAATTAGTAAATTCCCTTCCGTGATTTTCATTTTTGTTTCCTTTAAATTCTGTCACAATGTATAAAAGTTATACTTTATCTTAGCCAAAAACATTCTGAAAGGCTTGATCAAAATCGTCAATAATATCGTCGATATGTTCAATGCCCACCGACACTCTTAGTAGGTTTGGCAATACTCCAGCAGAAAGTCGTTCGTGCTCCGTAAGTTGCTGATGAGTTGTGGCAGCCGGTTGAATAATTAGGGTTTTGGCATCGCCCACATTGGCAAGGTGGCTAACTAGTTTAAGGCTATCGACAAATTTTTTTGTTTGTTCAAGATCTCCTTTAATGGTAAAGGTGAGTACACCACCATATCCATACTTAAGATATTTTTTTGCCAGGTAATGATTGGGGTCATTGGCTAAACCTGGATAGTTTACAACTTCAACCTTAGGGTGCGATTCTAACCAGCTAGCAAGTTTGAGGGCGTTGTTGCAGTGTCGTTCCATACGAAGCGATAGGGTTTCTATTCCTTGTAGTATAAGGAAAGCATTAAAAGGGCTAATTGCTGGACCGAAATCGCGAAGGCCTTCAACTCTGGCCCTAACGGTAAATGCGATATTCCCAAGTGGGCTTTTTTCGCCAAATTCATCCCAAAAAACCAGGCCATGGTAACCTTCTGAGGGTTTTGTAAACTGATGAAACTTACCATTACCCCAATTAAAATTTCCGCCATCAATTATTGCTCCACCCATGCTTGTTCCATGCCCACCTGCCCATTTGGTTATTGATTCTACAACGATGTTGGCTCCCCATTCAATGGGGCGACAGAGGAAACCTACACCTGCAAAGGTATTATCAACTATTAAAGGGATTTCGTATCTATTTGCAAGTTTCACAAGTTGAGTAAGATCGGGGATGTTAAAGCTAGGATTACCTATTGTTTCCACATATATGGCTTTTGTCCTTTCGTCAATTAATATTTCAAAGTCATTAGAATTATTGCTTTTAGCAAACCTGGCTTCAATTCCTAGTCGTTTGAGTGCAATCTTGAACTGGTTATGGCTTCCGCCATATAAAAAGGGTGATGTAACAAAGTTATCGCCAGCCTCCAGAATATTTGTAAGTGCAATAAACTGCGCTGAATGCCCCGAGGATACCACTAAAGCCGATTTTCCACCTTCTAGCGCTGCAATTCGATTTTCAAGCGCCTCGGTTGTGGGGTTGCTTAACCTTGTATATATGTGCCCAAACTCTTTAAGGGCAAAAAGGTTTGCTCCATGATCGGAGTTTTTAAATAGATACGATGTTGTTTGATAAATAGGAACAGCCCTCGATAATGTATCTGAGTCGACCGTCTGCCCTGCATGCACCTGCAAGGTATCAAAATGATATTTTTGATTCATAAACTAATTCTTTTTTAGGAATTTAATAATAACAGAGCATTAAAGCCTTGAAAAAGGCTATAGCTTAGCCTGATAAGTACGATCAGACTAAACTCATTTAGAGTTTTATGTTTGATTACTGCGCGCAGGGGCGCATTCGAATGGCTAAATTGTGAATGAGGTGAAACAGATAACGAAATTGGGAAAACTTACGACCCAAGTAGATGTGAAACGAGATAAAATTTTTGTAATGCATAACTTTTAAAGTTTAGAGTTATAATTACCCTTTTGGGTCAGGTTTTAGCACCTTGCCTTTTGGGGGGCAGGTTGCTAGAGCTTCATAGAGCCTGTTCTCTCCGCTCTTCTCTATAATTCTAACCTTTCTTTAAACAAAAAGAATGGTAGTATTCGCAGCAAAAGTATTAAAAAATTCAAACAAACGATTAATTTGAGAAAAAATTATGGTTTACCTTTTTGAAAGGCTGAAGAATCGCTTAAACTAATTCTTTCGTATTTAGGTTTAACCACTTCTTTCCCATCATTTGAAATGAAACCCCAAAGACCATCACGTTCAACTAGAGCCCAACCTCTTTGAACTTGGTCAAAAGGTTTGATTTGAGTGTATTGAGTTTTTACTATCTCTTTGCCTTCGGAATTTATAAAACCAAAATAGTTATCGCGTTGAACAAGTGCCCAACCTTTTTGGTATTCATCAAATTGATTTATTTTAGAGTATTGAGGTTTTACAATTTCTCTGCCCTCTCCGTTGATAAAACCTAGCAAGCCATTTTTTTCAACAAGTGCCCAGTCCTTTTGAAATTCGCCAAAAGGATGCACCTTTTGGTATTGTGGTTTAAGCACCTCTTTGCCATCGATGGAAATAAAGCCAAAAAGTCCATCCTTTTCAACCATAGCAAGATTTTTAATTTGCTCGCCAAAAGGATGTATTTTATCGTACTCTGGTTTAACAACCTCTTTACCCTCAATGGATATGAAACCAAACTTTCCGCTAATTTCAACCAATGCCCAACCTCTGTTAAGTTCTCCAAAAGGATATATTTTGGTATACTCTGGTTTAATAATTTCTTTCCCCTCTGTTGTGATGAAGCCAATAAACCCATTTTTTTCAACCATTGCCCAGCCTCGTTGAAAATCATCAAAGGGATATATCTTTGAGTATTGGGGTTTAATAATTTCTTTCCCATTGTTGGATATAAATCCATATAAGCCTGATTTCTCAACCAAAACCCAATCGCGTGGGTAAGGACCTTTTGCTTTTCTCCTTGATTTGGATTGCTGACCATGTGCAAAACCAAATGCTAATAATGCAATTAGTGCGAGTATATATCTTTGCATAGTCATCGTTTAACTAAATTGATTTGTGCGCATTAACCTACACACTATCATACAAACCTACATGATTTTTCTAAAAAATCATATAGGTTAATAAAAAAAGTTAAAATTAACTACTCTTGTTTTTGGTTTACTATTGTAGCGTTGTGTCAAGTATAAATTTTTAGTTTAAGTGTTATGATTAACTTTTTTACGATTTAGATATAGGCTTAGCCTTGATTGCTTAATGTTTCATGAACATAGGGTTTTTCCTGTGTTTGGTTCCTTGTTCGTAGGAGTAAGTTGCTTCAATCAGTAAAGGCTCATCCCAAGCTCTACCAATAAATGAAATACCAACTGGTAAACCGTTAATATCTCCCATAGGAACTGTTATGCTAGGATATCCAGCCATAGCAGCATACGAAGAGTTACCTCCAATGTAATGATCGCCTAATACTAAATCGGTTTTCCATGCTGGTGATCCTGTTGGTAATATTAATAAGTCAAGATCATTCTCGTTCATTACCCTATTAATACTTTCTCTTATCCCTTTTTGCATAGTTTCTAGGGCATGTTTGTATTCTGGAGAGTTCAAATCGCCTTTTCTTTGAGCTAGTTCAAGAATTTGCTGATCAAAATGTTGGAGTTCAATGCTGTCGTTCTTGTTAAAAATGATAAGTTCTTCTAGATTTTTAACAGGGGCTTTATCCCCAAGGCTACTAAAATAATTATTTAGCCCATCCTTAAATTCGTAGAGAAGCACTTCAAATTCTGCGCTATTCACCTCTGGGGCTATGGGAATATTCACGTTAACAACTACAGCTCCTAAACGTTGCAGGTCTTTAATTGCATTGTTCATCAGTGTATCTACCTTGTGGTGAAAACCAGCAGCATTTGCTATGTACCCTAAACGTTTCCCTTTGAGCCCATTAAGTTGAAGGAACTGAGTGTAATCGTTATAGAATTTTGCATTAGGGTCAAGGGTTTTTTGGTCTGATGAGTCGGGACCTACCATTGTGCCAAGGCTAATTGCAACATCTTCTACCGAACGACACATTGGTCCTGGCGTATCTTGCGTGAACGATATGGGAATTATCCCAGTTCGACTTATTAGGCCTACTGTAGGTTTTAAACCAACAACCCCA containing:
- a CDS encoding O-acetylhomoserine aminocarboxypropyltransferase/cysteine synthase family protein, whose amino-acid sequence is MNQKYHFDTLQVHAGQTVDSDTLSRAVPIYQTTSYLFKNSDHGANLFALKEFGHIYTRLSNPTTEALENRIAALEGGKSALVVSSGHSAQFIALTNILEAGDNFVTSPFLYGGSHNQFKIALKRLGIEARFAKSNNSNDFEILIDERTKAIYVETIGNPSFNIPDLTQLVKLANRYEIPLIVDNTFAGVGFLCRPIEWGANIVVESITKWAGGHGTSMGGAIIDGGNFNWGNGKFHQFTKPSEGYHGLVFWDEFGEKSPLGNIAFTVRARVEGLRDFGPAISPFNAFLILQGIETLSLRMERHCNNALKLASWLESHPKVEVVNYPGLANDPNHYLAKKYLKYGYGGVLTFTIKGDLEQTKKFVDSLKLVSHLANVGDAKTLIIQPAATTHQQLTEHERLSAGVLPNLLRVSVGIEHIDDIIDDFDQAFQNVFG
- a CDS encoding homoserine dehydrogenase, which encodes METLTIKHKGRILKDNNVNQQVIGLFGLGNVGHALYKVISEVPKNKAYIKQVCVKQRNKTRYVPPEIITYNHNDIINDPEINLVVELIDNANEAYDIVKGALLKGKSVVSGNKTMLAHHLPELIAIQHETGAALLYDASACGSIPIIRNLEEYYDNDLLKSIKGILNGSSNYILTQIFNCGEDYSSALKKAQELGFAESNPDFDVLGFDALYKLVILAVHGFGTYVNPSNAFCYGISNISNHDVQFAREKGKKIKLVAQLQKLNHKHFTLFVIPTLIDPTDYIFNVDDEFNGVIIEGEYYDKQFLFGKGAGGFPTGSAVLSDITARFHNYRYEYKKQNYFTPPEYSTDVELELYIRYHKLTDVTILGKRKISEQYVANDYRWEIAWIKLSDLIRVKELLPKLNIFIASTGKFKFEPNEENGTKGKENDSEYVPIIDAF
- a CDS encoding amidase; this encodes MKLRIAVLISIAALLVSCQSDESLELEKTAYLEEITIKELHDGYINKRFTIEQVVGDYLKRIELLDKNGPCLNSIISINPNAIKIAQELDKELAEGHVRGPLHGIPVVLKDNIETSDSMPTTAGATVLKNSFVGRDSKIAEKLREAGAVIIGKSNLSEWANFRSSRSSSGWSGVGGQTRNPYVLDRNPCGSSSGSGVAVSANLCAFAIGTETDGSIVCPSNNNGVVGLKPTVGLISRTGIIPISFTQDTPGPMCRSVEDVAISLGTMVGPDSSDQKTLDPNAKFYNDYTQFLQLNGLKGKRLGYIANAAGFHHKVDTLMNNAIKDLQRLGAVVVNVNIPIAPEVNSAEFEVLLYEFKDGLNNYFSSLGDKAPVKNLEELIIFNKNDSIELQHFDQQILELAQRKGDLNSPEYKHALETMQKGIRESINRVMNENDLDLLILPTGSPAWKTDLVLGDHYIGGNSSYAAMAGYPSITVPMGDINGLPVGISFIGRAWDEPLLIEATYSYEQGTKHRKNPMFMKH
- a CDS encoding homoserine O-acetyltransferase family protein: MKITEGNLLIDSIKLECGEQLEKINIHYHLLGDINNNPGKVIWICHAFTANSNPADWWPELVGPGKLFDPDKYPIVCANIIGSCYGSTGPSSLNPKTGKPYLRKFPLVTFRDVIAAHQKLKDHLGINKIWILIGGSIGGFQAMEWECEYPGTAENLVLIATSAEASPWVRAFSQSQRLAILADQTFDGVNPNGGKAGLKAARSIALLSYRGRSSYNITQQDIDSNQLSNYKACTYQDYQGDKLVKRFDAYTYYTLSLMLDSHNVGRGRGSSSRALKQIKSNTLVVGIDSDILFPLEEQRFLAKHIPQATFRIIHSKFCHDGFLIEHQQLSSIISEFINL
- a CDS encoding WG repeat-containing protein, whose amino-acid sequence is MQRYILALIALLAFGFAHGQQSKSRRKAKGPYPRDWVLVEKSGLYGFISNNGKEIIKPQYSKIYPFDDFQRGWAMVEKNGFIGFITTEGKEIIKPEYTKIYPFGELNRGWALVEISGKFGFISIEGKEVVKPEYDKIHPFGEQIKNLAMVEKDGLFGFISIDGKEVLKPQYQKVHPFGEFQKDWALVEKNGLLGFINGEGREIVKPQYSKINQFDEYQKGWALVQRDNYFGFINSEGKEIVKTQYTQIKPFDQVQRGWALVERDGLWGFISNDGKEVVKPKYERISLSDSSAFQKGKP